In Vibrio hippocampi, the following are encoded in one genomic region:
- a CDS encoding response regulator transcription factor: MVENLQLLLVEDDLDLATAVIDYLELEGIQCDHAANGVSGYHLIENNRYDVVVLDLNLPKMNGLEVCERIRAKGIDVAILMLTACDTLDDKLTGFAKGADDYLVKPFAMEELIVRAQVLSRRRSGQVRKLKVADLELDLQEKTAVRANQTIKLSPIGIKILECLLRESPNIVSRDKLMQTVWGDEWPDSNALKVHMFNLRKSVDANAPHKLIHTIKGHGFALK, translated from the coding sequence ATGGTCGAGAATTTACAACTGTTGCTGGTCGAGGATGATCTTGACCTTGCTACTGCCGTCATTGATTACCTTGAATTAGAAGGCATCCAGTGTGACCATGCGGCAAACGGTGTCTCGGGTTATCACTTGATAGAGAACAACCGCTATGACGTCGTGGTGCTGGATCTTAACCTGCCCAAAATGAATGGCTTAGAGGTGTGTGAGCGTATTCGTGCCAAAGGCATTGATGTGGCTATTTTGATGTTAACCGCGTGTGATACATTGGACGATAAACTGACAGGCTTTGCGAAAGGTGCGGATGATTATCTCGTCAAGCCATTTGCGATGGAAGAGTTGATTGTTCGGGCGCAGGTGCTTTCACGTCGTCGCAGTGGGCAGGTGAGAAAGTTAAAGGTGGCCGATTTGGAGTTGGACTTGCAAGAAAAAACCGCTGTTCGCGCCAATCAAACGATTAAACTGTCGCCAATTGGCATAAAAATACTGGAGTGTTTGTTGCGTGAAAGCCCGAATATCGTTTCTCGTGATAAGTTAATGCAAACCGTCTGGGGCGATGAGTGGCCAGATAGTAATGCGTTAAAGGTACATATGTTTAACCTGCGAAAATCCGTTGATGCCAATGCGCCACATAAACTGATTCATACCATTAAAGGCCATGGCTTTGCGTTAAAATAA